The proteins below come from a single Paludibacter jiangxiensis genomic window:
- a CDS encoding ABC transporter permease, whose amino-acid sequence MNALKNIFQPIQRLINRSVFLVFVRKEFYHIFRDKRTMLILLGMPIIQLILFGFAITNEVKNAKVVVLDPSNDVATRRIVNQIDASQYFTVVRYVKSQQELTHAFQDGNISMAVVFDERFNENLLHTGKAQLQLLTDATDPNMATQLVQYASSIIGDYQQELMEQNKVPYQIQPEVKLLYNPQMKAAYNFVPGVLGMILMLICAMMTSIAIVREKEMGTMEILLVSPMKPIYIILAKAVPYFTLSAINLITVLLLAVFVLNVPVAGSLIWLFVVSLLFIFVSLSIGLLVSTLVSSQMAAMLASAMGLMLPVILLSGMIYPIENMPAILQGISNIIPARWYISAVKGLMIKGVGIAAVGKEVTVLFVMVVVLITVSMKKFKIRLE is encoded by the coding sequence ATGAATGCACTAAAAAACATATTCCAACCCATTCAGCGATTAATTAACCGAAGCGTTTTCCTTGTCTTTGTCAGGAAGGAATTCTACCATATTTTTCGTGACAAGCGAACAATGCTCATATTGCTGGGAATGCCTATCATTCAACTTATTCTGTTTGGTTTTGCTATTACCAACGAAGTGAAAAATGCCAAAGTTGTAGTGCTCGATCCTTCGAATGATGTTGCAACCCGGCGAATTGTCAATCAAATTGATGCAAGTCAGTACTTTACCGTTGTGCGCTATGTGAAAAGCCAACAGGAGCTGACACATGCTTTTCAGGATGGAAATATCAGTATGGCCGTCGTATTTGACGAACGGTTCAACGAGAACCTGCTCCATACCGGCAAAGCCCAGTTGCAATTGCTGACTGATGCTACCGATCCCAATATGGCTACGCAGTTGGTACAATATGCATCCTCCATTATTGGCGACTATCAGCAGGAGTTGATGGAGCAAAACAAGGTTCCGTATCAGATTCAACCGGAGGTAAAGTTGCTTTATAACCCTCAGATGAAAGCGGCCTACAACTTTGTGCCGGGAGTGTTGGGAATGATTCTGATGCTGATTTGTGCCATGATGACCTCAATTGCCATTGTGCGCGAAAAAGAGATGGGAACAATGGAGATTCTACTGGTGTCGCCCATGAAACCAATTTATATTATTCTGGCCAAGGCCGTTCCGTATTTCACTTTGTCGGCCATCAATCTTATCACAGTGTTATTGCTGGCGGTTTTCGTTCTTAATGTGCCGGTTGCCGGAAGTCTTATCTGGTTGTTTGTCGTGTCGCTGCTATTCATATTTGTCTCGCTTTCCATCGGGTTACTGGTGTCCACACTGGTGAGTTCTCAAATGGCTGCTATGCTGGCATCTGCTATGGGATTGATGCTGCCGGTTATCCTTTTGTCGGGGATGATTTACCCGATTGAAAATATGCCTGCGATCTTGCAAGGTATTTCCAATATAATACCGGCACGATGGTATATTTCGGCAGTAAAAGGCCTGATGATTAAAGGGGTGGGGATTGCCGCCGTGGGCAAAGAGGTGACAGTGCTTTTTGTTATGGTAGTCGTCCTGATCACTGTCAGCATGAAGAAGTTTAAAATCAGATTAGAATAA
- a CDS encoding ABC transporter permease, with amino-acid sequence MLRFLIEKEFKQLLRNPFLPRMIVMFPVMVLLVFPWAANFEISNINLSIVDHDHSSFSQRLTQKIVSSGYFRLTDVSPGYDQALKSVEKNNADVVLEIPPRFEKELERDQHAKLLVAANTVNGTKGGLSTGYLANIINGFASDLRKESGQISRASITPTIDIVPYYRFNPNLNYKVFMVPALMVMVLTMLCGFMPALNIVNEKEAGTMEQINVTPVPKFTFIVAKLLPFWIIGSLVITVSFGVAWLVYGLVPAGHFSTIYLFAAIYVLGISGFGLVISNYSDTIQQAMFVMYFFIMVLIMLSGLFTPVSSMPQWAQTITVFNSLKYFMQVMRLVYLKGSGIADMLPQLGALVGFALAFNTWAVLSYKKKN; translated from the coding sequence ATGCTACGTTTTTTAATCGAAAAAGAGTTCAAACAATTGTTGCGCAATCCCTTTTTGCCACGTATGATTGTGATGTTTCCCGTCATGGTTTTGCTGGTGTTTCCCTGGGCGGCCAACTTTGAAATCAGCAATATTAATCTCAGTATTGTCGATCACGATCATAGTAGTTTTTCTCAACGATTGACGCAGAAGATCGTTTCTTCGGGTTATTTCCGACTGACGGATGTTTCGCCCGGATATGATCAGGCATTAAAGAGTGTTGAAAAGAACAATGCCGACGTGGTTTTGGAAATACCTCCGCGGTTTGAAAAGGAACTGGAGCGGGATCAGCATGCCAAGCTGCTGGTGGCTGCCAATACGGTGAATGGAACGAAGGGCGGTCTGAGTACCGGTTATCTGGCCAATATCATCAATGGATTTGCATCCGATTTGCGCAAGGAATCGGGTCAAATAAGCAGGGCTTCAATTACTCCGACGATTGATATAGTTCCATACTATCGCTTCAATCCCAATCTCAACTACAAGGTGTTTATGGTTCCGGCACTGATGGTGATGGTGCTTACTATGTTGTGCGGTTTTATGCCGGCTCTCAATATTGTAAATGAAAAGGAAGCCGGAACCATGGAGCAGATCAACGTGACACCGGTTCCGAAGTTTACATTTATTGTCGCCAAGTTGTTGCCCTTCTGGATTATAGGCTCGTTGGTGATTACGGTGAGTTTTGGGGTGGCATGGCTCGTGTACGGACTGGTACCCGCCGGGCATTTCAGCACTATTTACCTTTTTGCAGCCATTTATGTGTTGGGCATCTCAGGATTCGGTCTGGTAATTTCCAACTATTCCGACACGATCCAACAAGCCATGTTTGTGATGTATTTCTTTATCATGGTGCTCATTATGCTGAGCGGATTATTTACTCCTGTTAGCAGTATGCCACAGTGGGCACAAACCATTACGGTATTTAACTCGTTGAAGTATTTTATGCAGGTAATGCGGCTTGTTTATCTGAAAGGAAGTGGTATTGCAGATATGTTGCCTCAGTTGGGCGCGCTTGTCGGTTTTGCTCTTGCCTTTAATACCTGGGCCGTATTAAGCTATAAAAAGAAGAATTGA
- a CDS encoding DUF262 domain-containing protein, with product MSYETALKIVDVVKDIQKGKYLLPAIQREFVWDTYQIERLFDSLMRDYPISSFLFWKVEKDKVHDYEFYEFLRNYHERDNTHNPKANITGEEEITAVLDGQQRLTSIYIALKGTYSYKLPRKRWDNDQAYPKRKLYLNLVRGSNDNELEYDFSFLTRDDIVNDANNFWFPVGKILDLKEPGDVSDYLSEFVFDEYTKEARKLANKTLFKLYNIIHEQGSISYYLEKSQILDKVLNIFIRINSGGTILSYSDLLLSIATAQWDTRDAREEIISFVDQINNIGDGFNFNKDFVLKACLVLNDFKDFAFKVDNFNKANMLKIENNWEQITNSIRIAVGLVASFGFNRETLTSNNAIIPIAYYLNKINAQDNFISSNKNIKEKSNIKKWLVLSLIKRAFSGQPDNVLRPIRKILQETNDGFPLDEIINNFKGTNKSLIFSDEDIENLLYYKYGQGFTFSVLSLLYPSLDYRNLFHIDHIFPKSHFSVSKLRKRKIEEEDITIYQDWYNYIGNLQLLEATPNIEKLDKDFDVWFNDTFRTEGQKKDYMEKHLIPNIDFSFNNFIVFFQERENLMRKKFKEILQ from the coding sequence ATGTCATACGAAACAGCTTTAAAAATCGTGGATGTCGTGAAAGACATTCAAAAAGGAAAATATCTCTTACCTGCAATTCAAAGAGAATTTGTTTGGGACACATATCAGATTGAACGATTATTTGATAGTCTTATGCGTGACTATCCGATTAGTTCATTCTTATTTTGGAAAGTTGAAAAAGATAAAGTACATGACTATGAATTTTACGAATTCCTCAGAAATTATCATGAAAGAGACAATACACACAATCCCAAAGCAAATATAACAGGTGAAGAAGAAATTACTGCTGTTCTGGATGGACAGCAAAGATTAACTTCAATTTATATTGCTTTAAAAGGAACCTACTCTTATAAATTACCACGCAAACGATGGGATAACGATCAAGCATATCCTAAACGTAAATTATATTTGAATTTAGTTAGAGGATCCAATGACAATGAATTAGAATATGATTTTAGCTTCTTAACTAGAGACGATATTGTAAATGATGCTAATAATTTTTGGTTTCCAGTCGGAAAAATTTTAGACTTAAAAGAGCCTGGTGATGTCAGCGATTATTTAAGTGAATTTGTGTTTGACGAGTACACAAAAGAAGCCAGGAAATTAGCAAATAAAACCTTATTTAAATTATACAATATAATTCACGAGCAAGGCTCTATAAGTTATTACTTAGAGAAAAGTCAGATTTTAGACAAAGTATTAAATATTTTCATTAGAATTAACAGTGGAGGAACTATACTGAGTTACTCTGATTTACTTTTATCAATCGCAACTGCACAATGGGATACTCGAGATGCACGAGAAGAAATTATTTCATTTGTAGATCAGATAAATAATATCGGAGATGGCTTTAATTTTAATAAAGATTTTGTATTGAAAGCCTGTTTAGTATTGAATGATTTTAAAGATTTTGCCTTCAAAGTAGACAATTTTAACAAGGCAAATATGCTTAAAATTGAGAATAATTGGGAACAAATCACTAACTCAATTCGTATAGCTGTTGGATTAGTAGCAAGTTTTGGTTTTAATAGAGAAACACTAACTTCGAATAATGCAATAATACCTATTGCTTATTATCTGAACAAAATAAATGCACAGGATAATTTCATTTCTTCCAATAAGAATATAAAAGAAAAATCAAATATTAAGAAGTGGCTTGTTTTGTCATTAATAAAACGAGCTTTCAGTGGACAACCAGACAATGTACTTCGCCCAATTAGAAAAATCTTACAAGAAACTAATGATGGGTTTCCTTTAGATGAAATAATTAACAACTTCAAAGGGACTAATAAGTCTTTGATATTTTCAGACGAAGATATTGAAAATTTATTGTACTATAAATATGGACAAGGTTTTACTTTCTCTGTACTTTCATTATTATATCCAAGTTTAGACTATCGCAACTTATTTCACATTGACCATATTTTTCCAAAGAGTCACTTCTCTGTATCCAAACTTAGAAAACGAAAAATAGAAGAAGAAGACATTACAATTTATCAGGATTGGTATAATTATATTGGAAATTTACAATTATTGGAAGCTACCCCAAATATAGAAAAACTCGATAAAGATTTCGACGTATGGTTCAATGATACATTTAGGACTGAAGGTCAAAAGAAGGACTATATGGAAAAACATTTAATACCAAATATAGACTTTAGTTTTAATAATTTTATTGTTTTTTTTCAAGAAAGAGAAAACCTTATGAGAAAAAAATTCAAAGAAATTTTGCAATAA
- a CDS encoding peptidylprolyl isomerase, with the protein MATAKIITEKGEMQVEFFEQDAPKTVANFIKLAKSGFYDGLTFHRVIPDFVIQGGCPDGTGAGGPGYTIPCELTGNNQYHDRGVLSMAHAGRDTGGSQFFICHSRKNTSHLDRHHTCFGKVVEGLDVIDQIRRGDKILKIEVSE; encoded by the coding sequence ATGGCAACGGCTAAAATTATTACCGAAAAAGGGGAGATGCAGGTTGAGTTTTTTGAACAAGACGCTCCCAAAACTGTAGCAAACTTTATTAAACTGGCTAAAAGCGGCTTTTACGACGGGTTGACTTTTCACCGCGTGATTCCTGATTTCGTGATTCAGGGCGGATGTCCCGACGGAACAGGTGCTGGTGGTCCCGGCTATACCATTCCCTGCGAATTAACAGGCAACAACCAGTACCACGACAGAGGCGTGTTGTCTATGGCTCATGCCGGACGCGATACAGGAGGTTCACAGTTTTTTATCTGCCATTCGCGCAAAAATACTTCTCACCTCGACCGCCATCACACCTGTTTTGGTAAGGTAGTGGAAGGTTTGGACGTGATCGACCAGATTCGTCGTGGCGATAAGATCCTGAAAATTGAAGTGTCGGAATAA
- a CDS encoding MutS-related protein, with the protein MNPHTYYSERIVSLENDLALLKKKSRLLSWARLIAFVGFAGFLILFFTAGHLAPAIIASLFSLVAFTILVNRNLRLEDKITFLTHKVQVNKDELLFLDHNYQQRETGSEFATINPFLANDFDLFGTGSLYQYINRSSTRGGKAALAKALCTQNTDAADILRKQAAIGELCQKNNFIQDFQANGKSYKENGHEANALQSWLAEPDESYSGVVRTATVLAFINIVWTTLAALNILTWASLGFPLFVSILVVGKQSKRIIKAHSQLENISGTFAKFKHLFSLIEEEQFASEYLQTLQKALFGKEQKASSALNSLFRVLALFDIRDNVLLAALLNAFFLFDIHVYYRLLRWKAKYKQDVNGWFSTMTEIDKLVSLATFAFNNGEQTVYPAITQDEFRIIASDMGHPLLPPAGRVNNSITISGTPSVVIITGANMAGKSTFLRTVAVNLILAMNGAPVPAKQFEFTPCNILSSIKIQDSLANHESYFYAELVRLKEIIEQVEQNPRTLVILDEILRGTNTKDKQTGSLGLLDKLISLNTMVIIATHDLVIGNMEQKYPDYVSNHCFEVELTDDQLFFDYKLKDGISKKLNASFLMKKMEIID; encoded by the coding sequence ATGAATCCACATACTTACTACTCGGAGAGGATTGTCTCTCTTGAAAACGACCTCGCACTCCTGAAGAAAAAAAGCCGACTGTTATCATGGGCTCGTCTTATTGCCTTTGTGGGATTTGCGGGCTTTCTGATACTTTTCTTTACCGCCGGTCACCTCGCCCCGGCCATTATTGCTTCGCTTTTTTCTCTGGTGGCATTTACCATTCTCGTCAACCGCAACCTCCGCCTCGAAGACAAAATCACGTTCCTCACACATAAGGTGCAGGTGAACAAAGACGAACTGCTCTTTCTGGATCATAACTATCAGCAAAGGGAAACCGGCAGCGAATTTGCTACCATCAATCCTTTTCTGGCAAACGATTTTGACCTTTTCGGAACAGGATCGCTTTATCAATATATCAACAGAAGTTCGACCCGTGGCGGTAAAGCGGCATTGGCAAAAGCGCTTTGTACCCAAAACACCGATGCTGCTGATATACTCCGCAAGCAGGCGGCCATCGGGGAACTCTGTCAAAAGAACAATTTCATACAGGACTTTCAGGCAAACGGCAAATCGTATAAAGAAAACGGACACGAAGCCAATGCTTTGCAATCGTGGCTGGCCGAACCGGATGAGAGCTATTCAGGCGTGGTACGAACCGCAACCGTGCTGGCATTCATCAACATCGTATGGACGACCCTTGCAGCGCTCAATATCCTTACCTGGGCTTCGTTAGGCTTTCCTCTTTTTGTTTCGATACTGGTTGTGGGCAAGCAAAGCAAACGTATTATCAAGGCACATTCTCAACTGGAAAACATATCCGGAACCTTCGCTAAATTTAAGCATTTGTTCAGTCTGATAGAGGAAGAACAGTTTGCATCGGAATACCTCCAAACCTTGCAAAAAGCATTGTTTGGCAAAGAACAAAAAGCCAGTAGTGCACTTAATTCCCTTTTTCGTGTTCTGGCCTTGTTCGACATTCGGGACAACGTATTGCTGGCAGCATTACTCAACGCTTTCTTCTTATTCGACATTCATGTTTACTACCGGCTGTTGCGTTGGAAAGCAAAGTACAAGCAAGACGTTAACGGTTGGTTCTCAACGATGACCGAAATCGACAAATTAGTAAGTCTGGCAACTTTTGCTTTCAACAATGGCGAACAGACTGTTTATCCGGCTATTACGCAAGATGAGTTCAGGATAATTGCCTCCGACATGGGGCATCCCCTGCTGCCGCCCGCAGGTCGTGTCAATAACTCCATCACCATTTCGGGCACTCCTTCGGTGGTGATCATTACCGGCGCAAATATGGCCGGCAAAAGCACCTTTCTGCGCACCGTGGCCGTCAACCTTATACTGGCAATGAACGGAGCGCCGGTGCCTGCAAAACAGTTTGAGTTTACTCCCTGCAACATTCTGTCGAGCATCAAAATACAGGATTCGCTCGCAAATCACGAATCCTATTTCTATGCCGAGCTCGTTCGCCTGAAAGAGATCATTGAACAGGTGGAGCAAAATCCCCGCACGCTGGTCATCCTCGACGAAATACTGCGCGGCACCAACACCAAAGACAAACAGACGGGCTCTTTAGGGCTGCTGGATAAACTCATCAGTCTGAACACAATGGTAATCATCGCCACCCACGACCTGGTAATCGGCAATATGGAGCAAAAGTATCCGGATTACGTTTCAAACCATTGTTTTGAAGTGGAATTGACGGACGATCAGCTGTTCTTTGATTACAAGCTGAAGGACGGCATCAGTAAAAAGCTCAACGCTTCTTTCCTGATGAAGAAAATGGAAATAATAGACTGA